In Anaerolineales bacterium, a genomic segment contains:
- a CDS encoding LysM peptidoglycan-binding domain-containing protein, with amino-acid sequence MLDPNAVRPGLIIIVPLNLCGATPTPRPPDPNPNPSPNPNTGIYDRGAQKYANGTLVGNVYTVLWGDTQGGIARRFGITLAQLQQANGITQGIPIKPGNRLIIPGMGGGAGTPTPTPVIGCEIAALQLIYAYVQPNFSAQIFTPIVSGAKIRPLTRQGNWFAFSKAIYQTGSTDLLWIYTAPGLVTFAGNCNF; translated from the coding sequence ATGCTTGATCCGAATGCCGTTAGACCGGGGCTGATCATCATCGTCCCCTTGAACCTTTGCGGGGCAACGCCAACGCCGCGTCCACCCGACCCCAACCCGAATCCCAGCCCGAACCCGAACACAGGCATCTATGATCGCGGGGCGCAAAAATACGCCAATGGGACACTGGTGGGGAATGTCTACACTGTCCTCTGGGGGGATACACAGGGGGGGATTGCCCGCCGCTTTGGGATCACCCTTGCCCAATTGCAACAGGCGAACGGGATCACTCAGGGCATTCCGATCAAGCCGGGCAATCGCTTGATCATCCCCGGCATGGGAGGTGGGGCTGGTACACCGACACCAACACCTGTTATCGGCTGTGAGATCGCCGCGCTGCAACTGATCTATGCTTACGTACAGCCGAATTTCTCGGCGCAAATCTTCACCCCAATTGTGAGCGGGGCAAAAATTCGCCCCCTGACGCGACAGGGGAACTGGTTCGCCTTCTCTAAAGCGATCTACCAGACGGGCAGCACCGATCTGCTGTGGATTTATACCGCGCCCGGGTTGGTCACGTTTGCCGGAAATTGCAATTTCTAA
- a CDS encoding DUF3365 domain-containing protein, whose protein sequence is MFARLALGHKFTLFLSVVFLVGIAAGGIVLWRTLNAKAERDVTSNSLLLMETMSAIRSYTSQHIQPLLRSTLESSETFIAETVPAFSARTVFEKVRSDEDYRAYLYKEATLNPTNPLDLVDDFERGIVERFRTEADLRQLSGFRPIEGDQLFYIARPLRVSAESCLVCHSTPAAAPSSLIRSYGDQNGFGWQLNEIIAAQMIYVPAGEVYAAAFQSFVGVIVIFAGAFLAAILVFNFLLRRYVIQPVGVLGNIAAKLGADTLTGEQLQTADLASIAKRQDELGKLAKLFRRMAQDVVSREKQLKQRVMELNIEIDEIKKAKQVQEVTDSEFFKDLQSRATSLRRRHVDKTTKGTLKPTILP, encoded by the coding sequence ATGTTTGCACGCCTTGCCTTAGGACACAAATTCACCTTATTTCTCTCCGTTGTCTTTCTGGTTGGGATCGCTGCTGGCGGAATCGTCTTGTGGCGGACGCTGAACGCCAAAGCCGAGCGCGATGTCACCTCCAACAGCCTTCTTCTGATGGAGACGATGAGCGCCATTCGGAGCTACACCAGCCAGCACATTCAGCCTCTACTCAGAAGCACCCTTGAATCCAGCGAAACATTCATTGCCGAGACCGTCCCTGCCTTTTCTGCCCGCACAGTGTTTGAGAAAGTGCGCAGCGACGAGGATTACCGTGCCTACCTCTACAAAGAGGCAACCCTGAATCCGACGAACCCCCTCGATTTGGTCGATGACTTTGAACGAGGGATTGTTGAGCGCTTCCGCACGGAGGCTGACCTTCGCCAGCTTTCCGGCTTCCGTCCCATCGAAGGCGACCAGCTTTTCTACATCGCCCGCCCCCTGCGCGTCTCGGCGGAAAGCTGCCTTGTTTGTCACAGCACACCAGCGGCTGCTCCATCCAGTCTGATCCGCAGCTATGGCGATCAAAACGGCTTTGGTTGGCAGTTGAACGAGATCATCGCCGCGCAAATGATCTACGTCCCGGCGGGCGAGGTCTACGCCGCCGCCTTCCAATCATTCGTGGGGGTGATTGTCATTTTTGCCGGAGCGTTCCTTGCCGCCATTTTGGTCTTTAATTTTCTACTGCGGCGCTATGTGATCCAGCCGGTGGGCGTCTTGGGGAACATCGCCGCCAAACTCGGCGCGGATACGCTCACCGGAGAGCAGTTGCAAACGGCTGACCTTGCCTCCATCGCCAAACGGCAAGACGAACTGGGCAAACTGGCAAAGCTGTTTCGCCGCATGGCGCAAGATGTCGTCAGCCGCGAGAAGCAGTTGAAACAGCGCGTGATGGAACTGAATATTGAGATTGACGAGATCAAAAAGGCGAAACAGGTGCAGGAAGTGACCGACAGCGAGTTTTTCAAAGACTTGCAAAGCCGTGCCACCAGCCTTCGTCGCCGCCATGTAGACAAAACGACGAAAGGGACGCTGAAACCGACCATCCTTCCCTGA
- a CDS encoding bifunctional oligoribonuclease/PAP phosphatase NrnA: MPDLTVVQSLIQLDWERATALVQEAGRILILTHINPDGDAIGSARGLAFLLEGLGKQVTIAVDGGTPRGLSFLPGTESILPTLHGVSKDEVDLVIVTDCSDERRIGQVGIAARGWQKPWINLDHHKTNTLFAEANLVHSVAASATEIVMDWAAFAGWTVSLPAAECLLCGLVTDTLCFRTNSTTPTTLEKAQQLMRHGASLSKTVQQTVNRLPTAVILLWGKVLPRMRVEDGVIWTTIPRAIDLETGANGSDGALASVLLQAEDACFACVITEEKNGVCDISLRAKPGYAASAVALSLGGGGHTLAAGAQVSGTLEEVEALVIPMLKAAAKGEIPHS; encoded by the coding sequence ATGCCTGATCTCACTGTAGTTCAATCCTTAATTCAATTGGATTGGGAACGTGCCACCGCCCTTGTTCAAGAGGCAGGGCGGATACTTATTCTGACCCACATCAACCCCGATGGCGACGCCATTGGATCGGCGCGGGGGTTGGCGTTTCTCTTGGAGGGACTAGGTAAACAAGTGACGATTGCCGTGGATGGCGGGACGCCACGCGGCTTGAGTTTCCTCCCCGGCACAGAGAGCATCCTTCCCACGCTGCATGGGGTTAGCAAAGACGAGGTTGATCTGGTGATCGTCACCGATTGCTCGGACGAACGGCGCATTGGGCAAGTGGGCATTGCCGCACGGGGATGGCAAAAGCCCTGGATCAACCTCGATCACCACAAAACAAACACCCTCTTTGCTGAGGCGAATTTAGTGCATTCGGTGGCTGCCTCTGCAACGGAAATCGTCATGGATTGGGCTGCCTTCGCCGGCTGGACGGTTTCCCTTCCAGCGGCGGAGTGCTTGTTGTGTGGGTTAGTCACCGATACGCTCTGTTTCCGTACCAACAGTACCACCCCTACGACGCTCGAAAAAGCACAGCAGTTGATGAGGCACGGCGCGAGTCTTTCCAAAACCGTCCAGCAGACGGTGAATCGCCTCCCAACGGCGGTCATTCTCTTGTGGGGGAAAGTCCTCCCCCGTATGCGGGTGGAAGATGGCGTCATCTGGACGACAATCCCCCGTGCTATTGATCTGGAGACGGGCGCGAATGGGAGCGATGGGGCGCTGGCGAGTGTCCTTTTGCAAGCGGAAGATGCCTGTTTCGCCTGTGTGATCACCGAGGAAAAGAATGGGGTGTGCGATATTAGCTTGCGGGCGAAACCCGGTTATGCGGCATCGGCGGTGGCGCTGTCCTTAGGCGGGGGTGGGCATACCCTAGCGGCAGGGGCGCAGGTCAGCGGTACGCTGGAGGAGGTAGAGGCGCTCGTCATTCCCATGTTGAAGGCAGCCGCCAAGGGCGAGATACCCCACTCTTAA
- the rbfA gene encoding 30S ribosome-binding factor RbfA — protein sequence MTTLKQERMAERIREILSTLLLMEVQDPAIQGITVTEVRLDRELEYATVFVNALGDEDSREDVLAGLRRANGFLRREVGKAVHLRRTPELRFVWDESLERAAEIERVLDQLEIPPAPPEDSPMTTEADAEKDTDSDNA from the coding sequence ATGACGACCTTAAAACAAGAACGCATGGCAGAGCGCATCCGCGAAATCCTCAGTACCCTGCTGCTCATGGAGGTGCAAGACCCCGCCATTCAGGGCATTACTGTTACCGAGGTGCGCCTTGACCGCGAACTGGAGTACGCGACAGTTTTTGTGAACGCCCTCGGTGATGAGGACAGCCGCGAGGACGTTCTCGCCGGGTTGCGCCGCGCCAACGGCTTTCTACGGCGGGAGGTGGGGAAGGCAGTTCACCTTCGGCGGACGCCTGAACTGCGTTTTGTGTGGGATGAAAGCCTTGAACGGGCGGCGGAGATTGAGCGGGTGTTAGACCAGTTGGAGATTCCGCCCGCCCCGCCGGAAGACTCGCCAATGACAACTGAGGCTGACGCGGAAAAGGATACCGACTCTGACAATGCCTGA
- the xseA gene encoding exodeoxyribonuclease VII large subunit — protein sequence MDTSHDDDVYTVSLLSAYLKRLFESVPALKNIWVEGELSNFKKHSSGHVYFTLKDDSSQLAGVMFRGDAAKQGTLPKHGDMVRAHGRISIYEPQGQYQLYCDRFQPLEAAGDLHTQFVALWNKLETEGLFAPETKRPIPVLPRRIGIVTSPTGAALQDVLNILRRRYPLGEVILSPTVVQGESAPPQIMEAIRRVDGAGVDVILLVRGGGSMEDLWCFNNEALARLLRTTRAPVVTGVGHEIDRTLVDGTADRYAPTPSAAAELSTPDVAVLRASLDAGRARVRALVEGTLSEREERLGEATRLLRLLSPTGAIRTHRQRVDDAVTRLAKAMRAALEGRRTQLGQERRALELANPDNLLKRGYAVVLREGRRISRVEDAPPGTQITLHLSDGHLTATVEAAKHEGKV from the coding sequence ATGGACACTTCGCACGACGACGACGTTTATACGGTATCCCTTCTCAGCGCCTACCTCAAGCGCCTGTTTGAGTCCGTCCCTGCTTTGAAAAATATCTGGGTCGAAGGCGAACTTTCCAATTTTAAAAAGCATAGTTCTGGGCATGTCTATTTCACGCTGAAGGATGACTCCAGCCAGCTTGCCGGCGTCATGTTTAGGGGCGATGCCGCCAAACAAGGGACGCTCCCCAAACACGGCGATATGGTACGGGCGCACGGGCGGATTAGCATTTACGAACCGCAAGGACAGTATCAACTCTACTGTGATCGCTTTCAGCCGCTAGAAGCGGCGGGCGACCTCCATACGCAGTTCGTCGCGCTCTGGAACAAATTGGAGACGGAAGGGCTTTTCGCCCCAGAGACCAAACGCCCCATACCTGTCCTACCACGCCGGATTGGGATCGTCACCTCGCCCACCGGCGCGGCGCTCCAAGATGTGCTGAACATCCTCCGCCGCCGCTACCCGTTGGGCGAGGTCATCCTCAGCCCGACGGTGGTGCAAGGGGAGAGTGCCCCCCCGCAGATCATGGAGGCGATCCGCCGTGTGGATGGGGCGGGCGTCGATGTGATCTTGCTCGTGCGCGGCGGCGGCAGCATGGAAGATTTGTGGTGTTTCAACAACGAGGCGCTTGCCCGTCTGCTGCGAACAACCCGCGCTCCTGTTGTGACGGGTGTTGGGCATGAGATTGACCGCACGTTGGTCGATGGCACGGCGGATCGCTACGCGCCTACACCCTCGGCAGCGGCGGAACTCAGCACGCCCGATGTGGCAGTGCTGCGGGCATCGCTCGATGCGGGGCGGGCGCGGGTGCGGGCGCTTGTCGAAGGGACGCTCAGCGAACGCGAGGAACGCTTGGGCGAGGCGACGCGGCTCTTGCGGCTGCTCTCCCCCACTGGCGCGATTCGCACGCACCGTCAGCGCGTGGATGACGCCGTGACGAGGTTGGCAAAGGCGATGCGGGCTGCCCTTGAGGGGCGGCGCACCCAGTTGGGGCAAGAACGCCGTGCGTTGGAATTGGCAAACCCCGATAATTTATTGAAACGCGGTTATGCTGTCGTCCTGCGCGAGGGGCGACGGATCAGCCGCGTTGAGGACGCCCCACCGGGGACACAGATTACCCTTCACCTGAGTGATGGGCATCTGACAGCAACGGTAGAGGCGGCGAAGCACGAGGGAAAGGTATAA
- a CDS encoding replication-associated recombination protein A has translation MPPKSPANRGKPPVYDDDLFSHAEDTPKRPRVPLADRMRPKTFAEYVGQGHIIGEGRLLRRAIEADQLTSIILWGAPGTGKTTIANIIAHETKATYVTLNAVLDGIKELRDVVEAAGRRPRNQRTLLFIDEIHRWNKAQQDSLLPHIEAGTITLVGATTENPFYSLVNPLISRSRVFKLEPLSSADLQAVLARAIRDPEKGFGGLRLEVQPDALAHWVDVAHGDARSALNALELAVLTTPPDAEGVIHIDQAIAAESIQRRVVRYDRDQDEHYDTISAFIKSLRGSDPDAALYWLAKMLHAGEDPRFLFRRMLILCSEDIGLADPNAIVVVNSLAEAFERVGMPEGNYFLAHACLYCATAPKSNTTGAIFKALAHMEQVGSAPVPSHLRDSTSSAAQARHAGQTSPAAAYKSPHDYEGAWVAQRYLPEGMAAPEWYVPKTEGYEAQLAERLKKRGG, from the coding sequence ATGCCCCCCAAAAGCCCCGCCAATCGAGGGAAACCACCCGTCTATGACGATGATTTGTTCTCCCATGCTGAGGACACGCCGAAACGCCCGCGTGTGCCGCTGGCGGATCGGATGCGCCCGAAAACCTTTGCCGAGTACGTTGGGCAGGGGCATATCATTGGCGAGGGTCGCTTGCTGCGGCGGGCGATTGAGGCGGATCAACTGACCTCGATCATTCTGTGGGGGGCGCCGGGGACGGGCAAGACGACGATTGCCAACATCATTGCCCACGAGACAAAAGCGACTTATGTAACGCTGAACGCCGTTTTGGACGGTATCAAGGAACTGCGGGATGTTGTAGAAGCAGCCGGGCGCCGTCCGCGCAACCAGCGAACGCTGTTGTTCATTGATGAGATTCACCGCTGGAACAAGGCGCAGCAGGATTCGCTGCTGCCCCATATTGAGGCGGGGACGATCACCCTTGTGGGGGCGACGACGGAAAACCCGTTCTATTCCCTTGTCAATCCGCTGATCAGCCGTTCGCGGGTGTTCAAATTAGAGCCGCTCAGCAGCGCCGACCTTCAGGCGGTGTTGGCGCGGGCGATCCGCGATCCTGAAAAGGGCTTTGGCGGTTTGCGCTTGGAGGTTCAGCCGGACGCGCTTGCCCACTGGGTGGATGTGGCGCACGGTGACGCCCGCAGCGCCCTGAACGCCCTTGAACTTGCCGTCCTCACCACGCCGCCCGACGCCGAGGGGGTGATCCACATTGATCAGGCGATTGCCGCCGAGAGCATCCAGCGGCGGGTCGTCCGCTATGATCGCGATCAGGATGAACATTACGACACGATCAGCGCCTTCATCAAATCCTTGCGCGGCTCTGACCCCGATGCGGCGCTCTACTGGCTGGCAAAGATGCTTCATGCGGGCGAAGACCCGCGCTTCCTCTTTCGGCGGATGCTGATTCTATGCAGCGAGGACATTGGTTTGGCAGACCCCAACGCCATTGTCGTGGTGAATTCCCTTGCCGAGGCGTTCGAGCGGGTGGGGATGCCGGAAGGGAATTATTTCCTTGCCCACGCCTGTTTGTACTGCGCCACCGCGCCGAAAAGCAACACGACAGGGGCGATCTTCAAGGCGTTGGCGCACATGGAGCAGGTTGGCTCAGCGCCCGTGCCGTCCCATCTCCGTGATTCAACGAGTAGCGCGGCACAAGCACGCCACGCGGGGCAGACGAGTCCCGCCGCCGCCTACAAGTCCCCCCACGATTACGAAGGAGCATGGGTGGCACAGCGTTATCTCCCAGAGGGGATGGCGGCGCCGGAATGGTATGTACCCAAAACGGAAGGCTATGAGGCGCAGCTTGCCGAACGGCTGAAAAAGCGCGGCGGGTGA
- a CDS encoding GAF domain-containing protein, which translates to MELDGVMGVASGTSDVSVLRRGRGESRLLYQARMALSTGLIFLGILITINCLLLGLRWYGQPFLGVFFYADGTIYGARPLVGGQWAGQGAGLHAEDQIVRVGTTAISGEGRGQQIMTVLAQQPFDTVLPVEVLRPANRFTAGMAGCTALPEGGGRCTFEVRLTQIPFSDLLGYLLMGIVVAVAALALALYTFLYYRQETAGRIVIAICALAAIIFAGRFEITTTYRYNDLLPIVLCIASGLSIQFGVHFPYSFALIRRRPEFGTPVFFIPFIFVAIYAGLYLINANTASLFVPVFFLTGGGFLAWSMIYKRRRSTSSVVREQATIVLIGILLALTPLPIWWVTNLIEVVTGIQGISFSSIFLLPPILAFLGAMVYALVLRRPVNTERLISEGVIVGALGIMLVIGYTLITGAAFLLTAGVLRPNNPILIAITLFVIAILFMPLRLRLERFVQQTFLKQRRNFDTQLESISRVLSATIREEEVVNLLRMEIKYALQPAYMFIYLRNPLSGEYESVSEGGERKSPTQVRFKTDGGLARLLNATTTVIDLERQAISPAELSGDSSRLGVLNTHLIARLRSGSRLTGFIALGPRQDEGDYTHEEVRFLESLADLSAAAFERAQVIIESQRNERELEVLVQVSQALNITMDFDTLLEFVYTQVDKIVPAPNFYIALRKPRTEEVEYVFYQEGEERLPEREGERWSMGRDLISEVIRSKQPFRTENYLREMQRRDSANRIENPNVRAWLGIPLNAAEGETLGCIAIASTDPAVSYTEEQTRILWSLADLAATSIYKTRLYAETTALAERMKSLNEISSGLATLFDDIDSLLQRITESAAKLLNSQASSLLTLDEATNELVFRHAFGGSGERLVNKRIPAGSGIAGTVVMTGRHMIVGNATNDPRWFGEVSKEGTGQFNTDSILAVPLSARNKVIGVLEVINKEDRTNFTDDDVSLLTTFASQAAIVVENANIYRQTDDALSERVKQLYNMQRIDQELNRSLDLQRVVELTVDNAIRESDADAGALALISDDGRRFVIVGSAGYPDDVLKTGDSFPIHFGVLGATYENGQLTLAQEEGGRPNPYPPVLPGGKVQLCVPLIAGETITGALLLESTIPDSFNLMTAEHIQALAEHANTAITNAQLFAQLGEANEKRIEFMRIVAHELNNPMTSIKGFAEFLLSGRFGTLNERQQDFLTTISRNTVRVQQLVSDLRDFAAQERGALAMKIEAVDFNEVVLESIRPQQRAFADKEQKLVLNIPEDLPKVRGDFNRLIQVMINLVSNANKYTPKGGTVTLTAAPTENIWDTDGAPMVVHCRVNDTGIGMSAEDLKKLFTPYWRSENPEARKQQGTGLGMSLTRGLVEAQGGKIWVESEISSGTTFNITIPLATEDEKVGA; encoded by the coding sequence ATGGAATTGGATGGCGTCATGGGTGTGGCAAGCGGAACAAGCGATGTAAGCGTATTGCGCCGGGGGCGCGGCGAGTCCCGGCTCTTATACCAAGCGCGGATGGCACTTTCCACCGGGTTGATTTTCCTCGGTATTCTGATCACCATAAACTGCCTGCTGCTTGGTCTGCGTTGGTATGGACAGCCCTTTCTTGGCGTGTTTTTCTATGCCGATGGGACGATCTACGGCGCACGCCCCCTTGTTGGCGGGCAGTGGGCGGGGCAAGGGGCGGGCTTACATGCCGAGGATCAGATTGTGCGCGTTGGCACAACGGCGATCAGCGGTGAGGGGCGTGGGCAGCAGATTATGACGGTGCTTGCCCAGCAACCCTTTGATACGGTGCTTCCGGTGGAAGTCCTCCGTCCAGCCAATCGCTTTACAGCGGGGATGGCGGGCTGCACCGCGTTGCCCGAAGGTGGCGGGCGCTGCACCTTTGAGGTACGCCTGACACAGATTCCTTTTAGCGATCTGCTAGGCTATTTGCTCATGGGCATTGTTGTTGCCGTCGCTGCCCTTGCTTTGGCACTCTACACCTTTTTGTATTATCGCCAAGAAACCGCCGGACGGATCGTGATTGCCATCTGCGCCCTTGCCGCCATTATCTTTGCTGGACGCTTCGAGATCACGACCACCTACCGCTATAATGACCTGCTGCCGATTGTCTTGTGCATTGCCTCTGGTTTGTCCATTCAATTTGGTGTCCACTTTCCCTATTCCTTTGCCCTCATCCGCCGCCGCCCCGAATTTGGGACGCCTGTTTTCTTCATCCCCTTCATCTTCGTCGCCATCTATGCTGGGCTGTATCTGATCAACGCCAATACTGCCTCGCTGTTTGTTCCCGTATTCTTTCTTACTGGGGGCGGCTTCCTCGCCTGGAGCATGATCTACAAGCGGCGGCGCTCAACATCCTCTGTGGTGCGCGAACAGGCGACGATAGTCCTCATTGGGATTTTGCTGGCGCTAACGCCCCTTCCTATCTGGTGGGTGACGAATCTCATTGAGGTGGTGACGGGAATTCAAGGGATTAGTTTTTCCTCAATCTTTTTGCTACCACCTATTCTCGCCTTCCTCGGCGCGATGGTTTATGCCCTCGTTTTGCGCCGTCCGGTGAACACCGAACGGTTGATCAGCGAGGGGGTCATCGTCGGCGCGTTGGGGATCATGCTGGTGATTGGCTATACGCTGATCACAGGGGCGGCGTTCTTGTTGACGGCGGGCGTCCTCCGCCCAAATAATCCCATCCTGATCGCCATCACCTTGTTCGTGATCGCCATCTTGTTCATGCCGTTGCGCCTGCGCTTGGAACGCTTTGTACAGCAAACTTTCCTTAAGCAGCGCCGTAATTTTGACACCCAATTGGAATCGATCTCTCGCGTGCTATCGGCAACCATCCGCGAGGAGGAGGTTGTTAACCTGCTGCGTATGGAGATTAAGTACGCGCTCCAGCCTGCCTACATGTTTATCTACCTACGCAACCCGCTTTCTGGGGAGTATGAGTCTGTTTCTGAAGGTGGGGAGAGAAAATCGCCTACCCAAGTTCGTTTTAAGACGGATGGCGGTTTGGCGCGGCTGTTGAACGCGACGACAACGGTTATTGACCTTGAACGGCAGGCGATTTCTCCGGCAGAACTGAGCGGGGACAGCTCTCGGTTGGGCGTCCTCAATACGCATCTCATCGCCCGCTTGCGCAGCGGCAGCCGGTTGACGGGGTTCATCGCCCTCGGACCCCGCCAAGATGAGGGCGACTATACCCACGAGGAAGTACGTTTCCTTGAAAGCCTTGCCGACCTTTCGGCGGCGGCATTTGAACGCGCTCAGGTCATCATTGAATCACAGCGAAACGAGCGCGAATTGGAAGTCCTGGTGCAAGTGTCGCAGGCGCTCAACATCACGATGGATTTTGATACTCTGCTAGAGTTTGTCTATACGCAGGTTGATAAAATCGTCCCCGCGCCGAACTTCTACATTGCCTTGCGCAAGCCGCGCACCGAGGAAGTGGAGTACGTTTTCTACCAAGAGGGCGAGGAGCGGCTGCCCGAACGGGAAGGCGAGCGGTGGTCGATGGGGCGCGACCTAATCAGCGAGGTCATTCGCTCCAAACAACCTTTCCGCACAGAAAACTACCTACGCGAAATGCAGCGGCGAGACAGCGCCAACCGCATTGAAAACCCCAATGTGCGGGCATGGCTTGGTATTCCGCTGAACGCTGCCGAAGGGGAAACGCTTGGTTGCATTGCCATTGCCAGCACCGATCCAGCGGTGAGCTATACCGAAGAACAAACGCGCATCTTATGGTCGTTGGCAGATTTGGCGGCAACCTCCATCTACAAAACGCGCCTCTACGCCGAGACGACGGCATTGGCAGAGCGAATGAAATCGCTCAACGAGATTAGTTCGGGGCTTGCCACGCTCTTTGATGACATTGACTCCCTGTTGCAGCGCATCACCGAATCGGCGGCAAAGCTTCTAAACAGCCAAGCCAGCAGTCTGCTGACCCTTGACGAGGCAACCAACGAACTCGTCTTTCGGCACGCCTTTGGCGGCAGCGGCGAACGGCTTGTGAACAAACGTATTCCCGCCGGAAGCGGCATTGCTGGCACGGTGGTCATGACCGGACGGCACATGATTGTTGGCAACGCCACGAACGATCCGCGCTGGTTTGGCGAGGTGTCAAAAGAGGGGACAGGGCAGTTCAACACCGATTCGATCCTTGCCGTGCCGCTTAGCGCACGGAACAAAGTGATCGGCGTCTTGGAGGTGATCAACAAGGAGGATCGGACAAACTTCACCGATGATGATGTCAGTTTGCTGACAACCTTTGCCAGCCAAGCGGCAATTGTTGTGGAAAACGCCAACATCTACCGCCAGACGGACGACGCCCTAAGCGAGCGGGTCAAACAGCTTTACAATATGCAGCGGATTGACCAAGAGTTGAACCGCTCTCTTGATCTTCAGCGGGTGGTGGAACTCACCGTTGACAACGCCATTCGTGAGAGCGACGCCGACGCCGGGGCGTTGGCGCTGATCAGTGACGATGGGCGGCGCTTTGTGATCGTCGGCAGCGCTGGCTACCCTGATGATGTGCTAAAAACCGGTGATTCCTTCCCCATTCATTTTGGCGTCTTAGGGGCAACCTATGAAAATGGGCAATTAACGCTGGCGCAAGAGGAAGGCGGACGCCCCAACCCCTACCCACCCGTCTTGCCCGGTGGCAAGGTGCAGCTTTGCGTCCCGCTCATCGCGGGCGAGACGATCACCGGAGCCCTGCTGCTGGAAAGCACCATCCCCGATAGCTTCAACCTGATGACCGCCGAACACATTCAAGCCTTGGCAGAACACGCGAATACGGCGATCACGAACGCCCAACTCTTTGCCCAACTGGGCGAGGCGAACGAGAAACGTATCGAGTTCATGCGCATTGTCGCCCACGAGTTGAACAACCCGATGACCTCGATCAAGGGCTTTGCCGAGTTCCTGCTCAGCGGGCGCTTTGGGACGCTGAATGAACGCCAACAAGACTTCCTGACGACGATCAGCCGCAACACTGTGCGCGTTCAGCAGCTTGTCAGCGACCTGCGCGATTTTGCCGCCCAAGAGCGCGGCGCATTGGCGATGAAGATTGAAGCGGTGGACTTCAACGAGGTTGTCCTTGAGTCCATTCGCCCGCAGCAGCGTGCCTTTGCCGATAAGGAACAAAAGCTCGTCTTGAATATCCCTGAAGATCTGCCCAAAGTGCGGGGCGATTTCAACCGCTTGATTCAGGTCATGATCAACCTCGTCAGCAATGCGAACAAGTACACCCCGAAGGGTGGCACGGTCACTCTGACGGCAGCCCCCACCGAAAACATCTGGGATACCGATGGCGCCCCAATGGTTGTCCACTGTAGAGTGAACGATACGGGCATCGGCATGAGCGCTGAAGATTTAAAGAAACTCTTTACCCCCTATTGGCGCAGCGAGAACCCCGAAGCCCGCAAACAGCAAGGGACAGGTTTGGGCATGTCGCTGACACGCGGCTTGGTCGAAGCGCAAGGCGGCAAAATCTGGGTGGAGAGCGAGATCAGCAGCGGGACAACCTTCAATATTACCATCCCACTGGCAACCGAAGATGAAAAGGTAGGGGCATAA